From a region of the Alnus glutinosa chromosome 1, dhAlnGlut1.1, whole genome shotgun sequence genome:
- the LOC133862471 gene encoding transcription factor SPEECHLESS produces the protein MGDGFSDIFEEHEFGDTNLADDDLFSIFESLESVAEFPPIDEDVLSSKEGEETARLVSQKSTSSSAFQDQSETELETSPKRKRPKLAGMTSEEEANPDGQQRMSHITVERNRRKQMNEHLSVLRSLMPCFYVKRGDQASIIGGVVDYINELQQVLHSLEAKKQRKVYSEVLSPRLNVSSPRPSPVLSPRKPPLSPRLNLPISPRTPQPSSPYKPRLQQGYLSPTMATTSLEPSPSSSSTSSINDNVNELVANSKSSIADVEVKFSGPNLLLKTVSPRIPGQATKIISTLEDLSFEILNVGIKAVDETMLISSFTIKFGIECQLSAEELAHQIQGTFC, from the exons ATGGGTGACGGTTTCTCTGATATTTTTGAAGAACATGAATTCGGAGACACCAACTTGGCCGACGACGATCTTTTTAGCATCTTTGAGAGTTTAGAGAGTGTGGCGGAGTTTCCTCCGATTGACGAAGATGTGCTTAGCTCAAAAGAAGGCGAAGAGACCGCGAGATTGGTCTCTCAGAAGTCTACCTCATCCAGCGCTTTCCAAGATCAGTCGGAGACCGAGCTTGAAACATCACCAAAGAGAAAGAGGCCCAAGCTTGCCGGGATGACTTCCGAGGAGGAAGCAAACCCAGATGGGCAACAAAGGATGTCTCATATTACTGTCGAGCGCAACCGGAGGAAGCAAATGAATGAGCATTTGTCTGTCTTGAGGTCTCTTATGCCTTGCTTCTATGTCAAAAGA GGAGATCAAGCATCGATAATTGGAGGAGTGGTGGATTACATCAACGAGTTGCAGCAAGTTCTACATTCGCTTGAAGCCAAGAAGCAACGAAAAGTTTATAGCGAAGTGCTAAGCCCTAGGCTTAATGTTTCAAGTCCAAGACCCTCACCAGTACTTAGCCCTAGAAAGCCACCACTAAGCCCTAGACTAAACCTACCAATTAGCCCAAGAACTCCACAGCCAAGCAGCCCTTACAAGCCCAGGCTGCAACAAGGTTACCTCTCCCCGACCATGGCTACTACTTCGCTCGAACCTTCTCCTTCTTCATCGTCTACTTCCTCCATCAATGATAATGTCAATGAGCTCGTCGCAAATTCTAAGTCTTCAATAGCAGACGTGGAGGTGAAGTTTTCAGGTCCAAATCTTCTTTTGAAGACTGTGTCTCCTCGGATTCCTGGGCAAGCCACGAAAATAATTTCCACCCTGGAAGATCTCTCGTTTGAAATTCTCAACGTAGGCATCAAAGCTGTTGACGAAACCATGCTAATTAGTTCCTTCACCATTAAG